The genomic stretch GAGTATTAATAACAGGACGCAAAAGAATAGGGAAGAACAAAACCAGAACAAACAACCTATTTGAAAGGAAGTTCAAACTGAATGCTAACCTGGTAACTTTTTGTCAATGAAGAACACTACTAGATTAACAGTATACCTGTAGAAAATCAGTATAGCTCAACTAGGTCAGATATTTGCCAACAAATGTGCAAAACAGATCCTCAAGCCCAAAACTTGACTCACCATGCCACAATAACATCAACTGTGTAATGTTTACGTGATGCAACAATCAAAAAGCTCTGAGCAATAACAGCTAACCAAACACATTGCTTTATAAACCTGCAGAATAAAATCAAACAATCACTGACAAGTTCCGGATGTGCTGGGAACACTTAATATACGGCCATTCTTTTCTTCTTGAGAAGATCAAATTGAAGGAAAAACGAAGAAATACAGAAGAAGGAAACAAAGTTGCCAGAATTTAACTTAAAACATATAAGTAATGAGCCTAAGTAAGCAATTTCTTGAATGTAGCACAAAAGGAAACAGCAAATCACATCTTCCATGTTGAAGACTGAAACTAAAGAAAAAGAGAAGCAAAGGAAAAGCGAGGGAAGTGGGACATCGTCGCATTGTTTCAGTTGTTCATCTAGTACAACTAAAATCAAACTCTATATCCACCATCATCCATAATATCACTTGCACAGTTGCATTCaccaaaagtaaaaacaaagtaTCATGTTAAAGCAGATATACTAATTACCTTCGCGTGCCATATTTATGATACGTCCGCACAAAGACTAAAGAGAATATCATATGTGATGAAAATATCAAATCACCACAACCATAAAGTACACCCCTGGGAACTGCCATAAACATCATGCAAGCACCAAAGTCAAAGAATGTTATAACCAAAAACCCAAAATAtaagtgtgtaaatattaatgcAACTTACAATTAATTAGGAAAACTTCTAAAACACTATTAGGCCGAGGAAGTGTGGCAAGCTTTGAACCCTAGAAATTGCAAAATAAACTGTAAAGTGATGCACACTGCATAGACAACAGTAAACAAAATGCTAACCAATAAATCATCATTAGACTTACCTCGCGGCAGTGATAATTTGGACCAGGAAGCTGTGTAGAATAGAATGTTATGATCCGAAGAAATTGACAAGCCTGTAGCAAACAATTATTTAACAAATTAGAAGTTAGATTGGATCAATCGAGATTCTCCCGAAAGGTCAGGGACAAAGAACATAGGTATGGCATAGGAAGACAACAGAAAGTTATCTTTGCCCAAGTTAAACTGATGAAACAATAATTGAAAATTGACTTATGAAACAAAAGGAAGGTAAAAGACTAGAAAAGAGGGTACTTACAACTAAGAATGCCAGGACCCTGCACCATATCAGAACAGTATAGATCTTTTTGGTCTTGAAAATAAAAGGATGGAATGTCCACTACAGCATGAGCAACAATTAGATCAGAAACAAAATTCACTTCATAGGTAAATAAATAAACTTTAAATGTTAAGACCAGCTAATAACCAATTGATGGTTATGGAAAGTCATTCTAGCACCACATTATAAGCTTTAAAGTCTAATATCCAGGTTTTCCCTATTTTAAAACCTAAAGTTAGCTTGGCCTCAGAGTTTGCCTAGAACATATTCAAGTATGCTTATGATTATGAATGCCTAGACGGTCTTTGTTTACCTACAAATTATAATAAGGAAAGAAACAGAATACATCAAGTTTCAAAGCAAACATTTTGCGTTTGACAAAAAGAGGGAGCAAAAGACTCAGTGTTACTGATGATGGAAGGATTTGTATGAACACCAACTCACCAAGACGAAAGATAGAAAAATACTGGTGAATACAGTTTCACTTATGTAAGCTTTGTCTGACCCAAGCTCCTGGAAATTTACAagtaaagaaaagcaaaataatcAATACACCACTTCTGAAATAGTGGAGAGACATAAAATAACAACCAATAAAACCCACTGGAAGAAGAAAGAACCCGGCGTCCTGAAGAGTTGGTCCAGGCCGATGTATGTAATGAACCCCTCGAGCCGCAAGTCCATGGATGTACTGAAGAAAAGAACAGATAAATTTCATGACTCATGTATCTAAACACACTAAGATCAGCAACAAAACAAATTAAAGAAGCATTAGAAAAAGGAAATGATACATCAATCAGTGGCCAACACCACTTCTCAACTGCAGTAAAATATGTACACGAGAAATGTAAATCATAAACTCCATCATTCTATACGCAACAAAAAGAATGCAAAATTTGAAGGGCCCTTAAGCCTCTCATAGCCCCTCAACCTGAACTACAACTACAATAATCGCTACTTATGCAAGTCAACACCAGATAAGCTATATTTTATCAGAAAGAAGTCACCTTAATATTTAGGCTAATCAACTCATCACAAAGTAAATAATAATTACACTACTGGTTGGGAAGTAGCAGGTACCCCGTGGTATTGGTCAAGATGCACGCAAGCTTGACCGGACACCACATTATGGATGAACACTTTTACTCTGGTAAGCTAAATATCAACTCTCCACAAAGTTAAACTAAAACCAACATAcccccattaacaaaaaatgtcCTTTTCCCATGACCAAAAGGTCAAAACTTGTCCCATTTGGTTCAAGATATTGAGGCCCCGTTTAGGCATGagttttgccaaaataaatttgggatttattttcaaaactcatgtttggccataaattttgccCACATTTTGGCAAAATCCCAAACCCCAAAATCCCCCAATTGctgattttgggccaaaatcccaaaactagggaattatatacatgtttttccaaaataaagttggaaaatatgttttgaaaacgtatgtccaaacacattttcaccttcaaaccaaacttcacccaaatcagatttttcaaaacaaatttgtaatctatggccaaacgctagCAGAGAAAGATGAACTTTTGATAAAAACTGCTTTTCAACCAAACACCCAAAAAGAGAAGTTTTTTCCCCACGTTCTCTTTTTCAAATTGTGTGCAACAAAAGAGGCTAATAGCACCTAACCTAAGTGCGTGGCCTAGTGGTTAATAATTTGACCGAGAAAGGTCTCAGGTTCAAAAATACTACTAGTTGGTTTCTTTCTTCTTTCCATCTATCCAATCCTTGGTAGAGAGCTGGTTGGAGCGGGCACGTATCCCGTGCTAGCTGGCAGGTACAGCATACGGTTATAGAAAAAAAGGCTAATAACAAAAAAGGAAGAACAAATTAAAAACCTGGAATATTAAGCCACCAAGAATATATTTCCAATTTTCAGCAAGAAGATTGATCTCCGTTGTTGTCTCCGAACAAACTCTCTTCCACAGCTGCAAAAAAGAAAACCGATAAATTCCTTATCTTCAAATAACAaattaagtaattttaaacacCTAAAAGACGAACCTTTGAAGCCTCACGACCAATATAAAGCGACATCTTTTTTTATTAGTTGTTGTATGTAACCACCGCTTTTGTATTACATCATAAACCAACTTTGAATGTCACCATCATTAATCCTAAACCCACACTAAACCCTTCAACTTATAATTCAATTCTAAGGTTAAACTCAACAAAACAACCCCCAATTTGCCAAATTGGGTTTTGGAGAGGGAATCAAATTACAAGTTGGTAAAAGATGTGGAAGAGTTGAAGGAAAATCAGTTTGGCAGGAAAGGTCTTTCTCCTGGCAgattgattttcctttttttttttttgtttgtgtgTGTAGAAACTGGTAAATGCTAGTACTCACTTTTGTTATGTGTGATTTTCTCTCTCTAAGTTTCTCTCTCTCCTTTTCTCTTGTCTCCGATGTCTGCTAACGAGTTGAACACGGAGCGACGATTGCTTAAAAATAAACACAGCTTTTGAGAAAAGAGGCAAATATATGAAAATCGCCGCGCGATTTACCAAAAGAGGACGAAATGAGAGATTCCTCAAAATGACATCTATATTATAAGTACTTTTTTTAAACTTATTTTATATATTAGTCAAGATTTTCTAATTATTTCACATAATAATTACTCCCTCGGCACAAACCACAGAGTTTcacaaaaataagaaaaacattcCAGACGTGTGGTCTTAAAAACTCGAAGAGTaaaatttttttaattatagaATAGATAAagcaaaaatttaaaattaaaatatttttaaattaaaaagtgtgtcatataaattaaaatatattgagtaataaaattattgatgATAAGATGCAAATGATAATAAGGAGATCTAATTAAGAAAGAGCGATAATAGAAATACAAACTTTGAGATACTAATCATTGATGTCTCTAAACAACTATATAATCCCTTTGTagataataaattaataatattCCAAATAAAATAATTATGGCAGCATGCAGTATATTAAAGAAAAAGAATCAGATTTCCAGTTTAAGTTCAAGAATAATTGAATCTAACGAACCTAAGCTCTAAAATATGGAAATAAAAGCATAATGTAACATTAGTACATTTGTACGTGGAAGTAATGCAACATTagtacattttttttttaaagttcgATGAAAATctgatttatatttttttccaaaaaagaAAATGTGTTGTATTGATTTTGCAGAATCCGAAGTCACGAGGCTCCTGGCTCAATATCCCAGACTCATAAGTCATAAATAATCTTTTAATAAAGGGAAAAAGTCTGAATTTGTCCTTGTATTATTGTGTACTGTTTATATTTAGCCCACATACTTTTTCGTTCATATGCATCTATACCGTTAACAAAGTAAGCAAAAATATCCTAACCCTATCTCTAATCCTAACGTTTTGACATTGTGACACTCAAAGCCCTCAAGATAAATTGCCGTCTCAGCATTTCTATCATTTAATCCTTAAATTAAAtatattttgtgttattttttatttttaagataAAGGGAATTTTGTGGGTCCCACctaatttttaactttttaactctttctttttcttctccaatTTGTTACCACcaaaaaattttattttgtgtctcgtaTTGTATGAGGTGTCTTTTagtgtaagattggggtccacaaatttgtgagacaaaaatgaGTCTCACACAACTAATGTCAGTAGTGTGATGCACACAATAAAACTTCTAGATACAACCCAGGGAGAATTACACCCCAAAAGCTCGCTATTAAGGTGGGAGAGTCCAAGACTGTAAAAACCCCACATCAGCACATTGAAATATCGATGTGGGATTCAAGTCTCATATCTTGCAACACCATAACAAACCACTACGTTCTGTGTCCGTCATCCCAACAGCTGTGCGCTAGACTTTTCTAGTCCCGGGCGATCATTGCAATACCGGCGTCACCATCCATGGCACGGTGGGCACGAGGGTGGTGGATGACTGTAATACCATTGATACAATCTAGGGAGAACCACACCCCCAAAAACTAGCTATTAAGGTGGGAAAGCCTAAGGCTATAGAAATCTCACATCTGCATATTACAATATCGACGTAGAATACTTTGTCATGGACCATTATTTGGTGGGCATGGACGAAAACTAATGTCCACTGGTTACACGCTGCAAATAGGGGGTCTACATTggaataatttttttcttttttcggaaataaattatttgaagaatcaCTTTTAACCAATGGGTGATGGGGTTAAAGCCTTAATTGTTGTCCATTCCTATGGCATATGCCATAATCTTTCACTCTTTAGTATGATTGGCGTAATGCACCGTCCCACTAAGCAAAAGCAAATTTTGGTAATAGTGCAAAATTACTGTGtaaagtactatttttttttttggcatctCGAATCGATTCATAGCAAATCCCTGATTTCATGTTTCTGTTGTTGATTTAAAATTTTGGTATCCGAAACTCACTGCCTCACCAATTCATATTTGTCCCACATATATTCCATTTATGAGAATGACACTCCCTACCTTAATTTCGTATTTCTGTTATTGGTTAAAAATCTGTTATCCGAAACTTATTGCCCAACTAATTCAGATTCGCTTTTCATTGCTACACCAAAAGAAATACCCTCATAATTCTATACATGACCTAGGCATTACAACAAGGTCGCACAAAATATTTGCTTCCAGCTTTCCAAGAAAAAAGAGCCAAACTGTATATGACAAGAAAGTACCCTATTGATATAACCATGGACGACTCTTCCATAGAGCAAATAAAGCAATCGCTTTAGGTTTCATATTTGTGGAAGACCCaattttttgttacacctaatACACTATGTATAAGTTTAAAAAGAGCTTTGTAAAGTGAAAaagtttgatttttttatttaataaatatagagaaaaaagatttgcaactgctatgatttctaccaaggaaattgcacttgaaatgaatatcgaaccTAAATTACATAAGAAACATATTATATATAagaagtaacaatttgatgcaaatattgataatgaaatctcaaaatctttcaaagagtcctttagagttgattacttttatacataatagacaaggctattttttcacttcaaaatagattttcaacaattcgaagtatatgaaaatatttttgattttctatttggCAGTAAAAATTAAGATCACTAgatgttggaaatttgaaaaaaatattgccttaatcttgaatgttccttaaagcatagCAATCTAttcgatattgatggtttagatttattttctgaattaaaaatattaagaaaaatagtacaattagaagataacagttCAATTAATacacttaatcaaataaaaatatttaattttttttccaaatgcctaaattgcttaTGGAGCAATGTTCATAACTCATGTTACCGTCGCTTCAGTggaaagaagttttcaaaattaaaattgataaaagctTACCTAAGAATAACAATGTCACAAGAAAGGTTAAATTgattagctatattgtcaattgaAAAATACTTATTACtaggagttattgattataagaaaattattcaTAACTTTGtatttaagaaaagttaaaaaaatagacttcaaataaataattaaaaaaaattaaaaagttaaggccccttataaagtttggctttaggccaaatagaaaatcaaaaatattttcatatactCCTTTGGAGTATTGATTTTCTCCAAAAGCAACCTTAACCATTTCACGCATAAACAAATTAGAGCCCCAGAGCTCTCCTATATACTCCTCCTAGCTCTGACCCCAAATTCAGTACTTGTGGCCACTTCAATTTGGAAGTTAGATGGGGATGTATCATTTTTGATGTACCTATAGAATATTGCCTTGGCCTATCTGTTTGACTTGCTATAGAAAaatcttctttattttctccaTTATTTGGCTCTATGGACCCATTATGAGTCTGCAATTTGCTAGAAAAAATGAAGCAGTGGAAAAGAGTACTTCAGTATAAGGAGAAAAAGAAACTCACTGGCCGATTCCTTTTTAGAGGATATCTCTATTATTTcacatcccccccccccctcccattTCTCTTTTGTCTAACGAGGACTTTGATGAAACcaaaattgttggtttctttCATTGTATATAAAAGGGTAGCGCGGTGTACAAAATATTTCTCATTCACGCAGGGTTTAAGGAAAGATTCCaaagggtgtgatgtagacaatcTGCCCTTATGCAAACATTAGTTGTTGCTTTGACGGCTCAAACATGTAAcctaggggtgtacaaaccgaaccgaaaaaccgtaccaaaccgaaaagtcaaaccaaatagactaaaaaacccgactaggtttggtttggtattgagtaaaaaaaatccgaaccaaaccgacatataaatttataatttatatatatacttttaagattttatattGAATTTTctgtaaaaaaaatatcaaaaaatattTGAGATTCTCTTGcgggatataatatttaatagaatatgaagtgctccatatttattaaccttaaataatgggttgtatgatcactttctAA from Nicotiana sylvestris chromosome 12, ASM39365v2, whole genome shotgun sequence encodes the following:
- the LOC104241496 gene encoding phosphatidylinositol:ceramide inositolphosphotransferase 1, giving the protein MSLYIGREASKLWKRVCSETTTEINLLAENWKYILGGLIFQYIHGLAARGVHYIHRPGPTLQDAGFFLLPELGSDKAYISETVFTSIFLSFVLWTFHPFIFKTKKIYTVLIWCRVLAFLVACQFLRIITFYSTQLPGPNYHCREGSKLATLPRPNSVLEVFLINFPRGVLYGCGDLIFSSHMIFSLVFVRTYHKYGTRRFIKQCVWLAVIAQSFLIVASRKHYTVDVIVAWYTVNLVVFFIDKKLPELADRTSAALLLPLSKDSKTKEENHKLLNGNSGDPADWRPRTQINGKIMEDGNVVHVEAAMNGV